Proteins encoded in a region of the Rutidosis leptorrhynchoides isolate AG116_Rl617_1_P2 chromosome 9, CSIRO_AGI_Rlap_v1, whole genome shotgun sequence genome:
- the LOC139866796 gene encoding peptidyl-prolyl cis-trans isomerase FKBP53-like, translated as MAFWGIEIKPGKPYLHQYDDERGRLRLSQATLGNVKSKEKAVVVCNVGEKKPVYLCSLLPKKMETCSLNIEFEEYDEVTFSVEGPHSVHLSGFFYGGKPDSDGDDYESDSDDGSFERVEVDSGSDDDGEYDFDDVDDLSDDDMDAFASSNAPNSGVRIEEIVEDKPDEKAVSQQSKKKNKQVSDNDEGSQKQIVLKSSDSVPVLESEDEDGFPISSADKDKDNVQSDKQGSEKSTEKGEKGQTKRKIGVDDSEKSTKRKKDDSIASQPEKVEAATPEMEVKKSKKKKKKGKDAKEDGNSNNVVQEQNTNPEKTPEKSITKKNKQQEKTPGSASEPKATQVRTFPNGLVIEEIQMGKPNGKRADNGKKISMRYIGKLQKNGKIFDSNIGKAPFKFRLGVGQVIAGWDVGVKGMRVGDKRRLTIPPSMGYGAKGAGAAIPPNSWLVFDVELVDVN; from the exons ATGGCGTTTTGGG GAATTGAAATAAAGCCAGGTAAACCCTACCTTCATCAGTATGATGATGAAAGAGGAAGGCTTCGTTTATCTCAG GCAACACTAGGAAACGTTAAATCGAAAGAGAAGGCTGTCGTTGTTTGTAATGTTGGTGAAAAGAAGCCAGTATACCTATGCTCGTTGCTTCCCAAAAAAATGGAGACCTGCTCGTTGAATATCGAGTTTGAAGAATACGATGAGGTAACTTTTTCAGTAGAGGGTCCTCACAGCGTTCATCTTTCGGGGTTCTTTTATGGAGGAAAACCGGATTCTGATGGAGATGACTATGAATC CGATTCTGATGATGGTAGCTTTGAGCGAGTAGAGGTTGACTCTGGCTCTGACGATGATGGTGAGTATGACTTTGATGATGTGGATGACCTTTCTGATGATGACATGGACGCGTTTGCTTCATCGAACGCTCCCAATAGCGGAG tgAGGATTGAGGAGATTGTTGAAGATAAACCTGATGAAAAAGCTGTATCTCAACAATCAAAGAAGAAAAATAAACAAGTTTCTGATAATGATGAAGGTTCTCAGAAGCAAATTGTGCTAAAAAGTTCTGACAGTGTTCCAGTTTTGGAAAGTGAAGATGAAGATGGCTTTCCGATTTCTTCTGCTGATAAAGATAAGGACAATGTTCAAAGTGACAAACAAGGTTCAGAAAAATCAACTGAAAAGGGTGAAAAAGGACAAACCAAGAGGAAAATAGGTGTGGATGATTCTGAAAAGTCAACAAAACGGAAGAAAGATGATTCTATTGCCAG TCAACCAGAAAAAGTGGAAGCTGCTACACCAGAAATGGAAGTCAAGAaatcaaagaagaagaaaaagaaaggaaaAGATGCAAAAGAAGACGGTAACAGTAACAATGTGGTTCAGGAGCAGAACACAAATCCGGAAAAAACCCCAGAAAA ATCAATTACAAAGAAGAACAAACAGCAGGAGAAGACACCTGGTTCAGCTAGCGAACCTAAAGCAACTCAAGTTCGAACCTTTCCTAATGGTTTAGTAATTGAAGAGATTCAGATGGGTAAACCAAATGGAAAACGTGCAGATAATGGAAAAAAG ATTAGTATGCGTTACATAGGCAAGCTGCAGAAGAATGGAAAAATATTTGACTCAAATATTGGGAAGGCACCTTTCAAGTTTCGCCTAG GTGTTGGGCAAGTGATAGCTGGATGGGATGTTGGTGTCAAAG GTATGCGTGTTGGGGACAAAAGAAGACTAACAATTCCTCCATCAATGGG GTATGGTGCTAAAGGTGCGGGTGCAGCCATACCACCCAACTCATGGCTGGTTTTTGACGTTGAGCTGGTGGATGTGAACTAG